The following proteins are co-located in the Gloeocapsa sp. PCC 7428 genome:
- a CDS encoding GTP-binding protein translates to MQVRTPLTVITGSLGSGKTTLLRHILDSIPQKIAILMNEFGEIAIDTKIIQGKNVAMANLGGGCVCCSLLGEFEAAVDEIIETVNPDVIVVETTGVAEPDALVFDIQESLTKVRLDGVVTVVDADAMVRYPSVGHTTRMQIEAADTILLNKVDLVTEEQLQAIEAKLHSYNEVAEILHTQRCQVDPDLLFGIARARLQPEPHHIHQPEFDSFSYKTQATLKRECFEEFADELVEKDVYRAKGFIRFPEQIYLFNYVAGRWELELFEQDATELVFIGRQVKKYQQEIIDQLKRCEQ, encoded by the coding sequence ATGCAAGTACGCACGCCACTTACAGTTATTACAGGTTCCCTCGGTAGTGGTAAAACAACTTTACTACGTCACATTCTCGATTCGATTCCTCAAAAAATTGCTATTTTGATGAACGAGTTTGGCGAAATTGCGATCGATACCAAGATCATTCAAGGTAAAAATGTCGCAATGGCTAATTTAGGCGGTGGATGTGTTTGTTGTTCGCTACTCGGAGAATTTGAAGCAGCAGTTGACGAAATCATCGAGACAGTTAATCCTGATGTGATTGTGGTAGAAACAACAGGTGTTGCTGAACCTGATGCTTTGGTGTTTGATATTCAAGAAAGTTTAACTAAAGTTCGATTAGATGGCGTAGTTACTGTCGTTGATGCAGATGCGATGGTGAGATATCCGAGTGTCGGTCATACAACGCGAATGCAAATTGAAGCGGCAGATACAATCTTACTCAATAAAGTTGATTTAGTAACAGAAGAACAATTGCAAGCAATCGAAGCAAAGTTACATTCGTATAACGAAGTTGCTGAAATTTTACATACTCAACGCTGTCAAGTCGATCCAGATTTATTATTTGGTATTGCGAGGGCGCGACTACAGCCAGAACCACATCACATTCATCAACCCGAATTTGATTCGTTTAGTTATAAAACGCAGGCTACTTTAAAGCGAGAATGTTTTGAGGAATTTGCTGATGAATTGGTAGAAAAAGATGTGTATCGGGCAAAAGGATTTATAAGGTTTCCTGAGCAAATTTATCTATTTAATTATGTAGCTGGAAGATGGGAACTAGAACTGTTTGAACAAGATGCTACAGAGTTAGTTTTTATTGGTAGACAAGTCAAAAAATATCAACAAGAAATTATCGATCAGTTGAAAAGATGCGAGCAGTAA
- a CDS encoding archease: MPYEYLEDIAIADIAFHAWGKNLEQLFIAAGDATINTMIENIDAIALQETRTFNLENDALDMLLFNFLQEFIYYKDSELLLLRTQQVKLEEKAGLYHLQAVTKGEKLNPSKHHQRVDVKAVTLHRFQLEKTINGWQATVILDI, from the coding sequence ATGCCTTATGAGTATTTGGAAGATATCGCGATCGCAGACATTGCTTTCCACGCTTGGGGAAAAAATTTAGAACAATTATTCATCGCGGCGGGTGATGCCACAATCAATACAATGATTGAGAATATTGATGCGATCGCACTTCAAGAAACTCGCACATTTAACTTGGAAAATGACGCGCTAGATATGTTGCTGTTCAACTTTCTTCAAGAATTTATTTATTACAAAGATAGTGAATTATTACTACTGCGTACACAACAAGTTAAGTTAGAAGAAAAAGCAGGACTATATCATCTTCAAGCCGTTACAAAAGGAGAAAAACTCAATCCGAGTAAACATCATCAGCGCGTGGATGTCAAAGCTGTAACGCTACACCGTTTTCAGTTAGAAAAAACTATTAATGGTTGGCAAGCTACGGTAATATTGGATATTTAA